A region of Triplophysa dalaica isolate WHDGS20190420 chromosome 18, ASM1584641v1, whole genome shotgun sequence DNA encodes the following proteins:
- the adamts13 gene encoding A disintegrin and metalloproteinase with thrombospondin motifs 13 isoform X2, whose amino-acid sequence MGTLLWIFLVSGLSGTTALISQSTLQKDFLQSLKPQDLFYYFDTISSKSVPQFELVWVKCCRNESIRGLWRCSFDAQEESFELGQHRSEPPVSCPSTLEMVINSTVSVVKKRDDMCCEQLKLLRPPNTRTLLPVCQGKLQGLIQSGENRLYIRPMLQKHIDTLKDYTVDLPSGVPHLMLTHTVPVRTRLKQPKSQFRLRRTALVSEVTHLELAVVVGQDVYNVHRQDTERYILTNLNIASELLRDVTLGANIRLHLVRMIILTEPESEIQISENITASLKSVCEWGQKVNPEADTDPLHADLLLYITRFDLVLPNGNKLVRGVTQLGGVCSTQWNCVITEDTGFDLGITIAHEIGHSFGINHDGRDNTCSSSGFMMASDGGYNSVDLTWSQCSRDKLHSFFSAGKADCVKDVPVLGGTVQDWRPGLFYGVDDQCRIAFGSSATACSFVHDDMVTCRVLSCHINPHERSSCTRLLVPLLDGTECGVNQWCFKGRCVSPSTLDTSMMVHGSWSSWSDFSPCSRTCGGGVTHRKRQCNNPRPAFGGTVCKGPDTEAELCNRQPCETTQLEFMAQQCSATDQQPLSVSVDSTVYTWIPTVGYSSGDSQCKLMCRSRDQDFMVSRGSQFIDGTRCESNKSTLPGSVSACLVGKCQLFGCDGVMHSGKVEDGCGVCGGNGSTCQIISGTYSGGEAREYITFLSLPMNASQVHVINKNSVFTHLAVLLNGKYVVSGDESPAMNITYPSPLEKSPIRYHLYLTPDHLPHSEELIISGPATDKILIQVYCKYGREYGDLTSPNISYQYYSSYTLPVAAKGRWSTVISPCSVTCGTGIQKICQMCVDMNTLDRLEDELCSSSSRSPDSLQPCFLPDCPSRWELGEFGPCSAPCGVGERGRSVTCFQRQGTVNVQLPESECTHDPKPPSTETCNLLLCPARWEVEEPGECSAVCGPGKSRRTVLCVRSHLGFDSEVDQSLCYEPKPPEHIPCVVDVCPVGWDTERDVQMTHADTLGVMPRSRMVPVYVWSPVIGQCSKTCGNGSQEVWFSCVDHQSHLNVPEFLCDRSNKPEPHNQPCSQSQCPVTWGYIQGVCSVSCGGGVAKRILYCFQEGDGNRQVMVGKSACQAVPRPSELVECNTEACPARWQVGEQGECSVSCGMGVVVRRVLCAQYVGGLQRVMEENMCESAKKPPVTAPCYTQACYFQWDVNDWSECSVSCGYGIQSRTVSCMSPSSTLPVSPFLCLHLPKPITIQACYSPDCSLAQSPTPEPKSAHSEQSETQGEERARKAPGVPAKTTPASFQITNTKKSFSRIVSTVPVMRSTMITPTEPPQTSLCGRLLLQDSGTIDLRNVTQRRCIFAIGRPLDEVIQVKIVSSILNCQHKDNLALYDRLILMRLCERIHGKTVRSRSNVLLVRQSRLTPGNGVLLFYQSVKNKKSQHGECDVQLFSPSGVIENPIKSSAASLLNTQSCRVFIDAPPAMRIQIRALSVFNKTDTNSTYILIRDVDALKTTVFRGNQLFLWSSSGSRAEVEFHGEYQQTKGTFRAAYSHISTSEKELV is encoded by the exons ATGGGAACACTTTTATGGATATTTCTAGTTTCAGGATTGTCAGGAACAACAGCTCTTATTTCTCAATCAACTTTGCAAAAG GATTTCTTACAGTCATTGAAACcacaagatttattttattattttgatactATTTCCTCTAAATCGG TGCCTCAGTTTGAGCTGGTGTGGGTGAAATGCTGTAGGAATGAATCCATCAGGGGGCTGTGGAGATGCTCTTTTGATGCCCAGGAAGAGAGTTTTGAGCTGGGACAACACAGAAGCGAACCACCAGTGTCCTGTCCCTCAACTCTGGAGATGGTCATTAACTCAACGGTCAGTGTGGTGAAGAAGAGGGACGATATGTGTTGTGAACAGCTGAAGTTACTGAGACCACCAAACACAAGAACTCTGCTCCCAGTCTGCCAGGGGAAACTG CAAGGTCTGATACAGTCAGGGGAGAATAGGCTGTACATTCGCCCAATGCTTCAAAAACACATAGACACCCTGAAGGACTATACTGTGGATTTACCTTCCGGTGTACCTCACCTAATGCTAACCCATACTGTACCTGTGAGGACACGTCTAAAACAGCCCAAGA gtCAGTTCAGGTTACGGAGAACAGCTCTGGTGTCAGAGGTCACACATCTAGAACTAGCAGTGGTGGTGGGTCAAGATGTCTATAATGTACATAGGCAAGATACTGAGAGATACATCCTCACCAACCTCAACATT GCCTCTGAGCTCTTGAGAGATGTCACACTCGGTGCCAACATTAGACTTCATCTGGTCCGTATGATTATTCTTACAGAGCCAGAG TCAGAGATCCAGATCTCTGAAAACATCACCGCTTCTCTGAAAAGTGTGTGCGAGTGGGGTCAGAAGGTCAATCCTGAAGCTGACACTGATCCTCTTCATGCAGATCTGCTGTTGTATATTACCAG GTTCGATCTTGTGTTACCTAATGGAAATAAGCTTGTGAGAGGTGTAACTCAGCTGGGCGGAGTCTGTTCCACCCAATGGAATTGTGTGATTACAGAGGATACAGGCTTTGATCTTGGCATTACCATTGCACATGAGATCGGCCACAG TTTTGGCATAAATCACGATGGACGAGACAACACATGCAGCTCTAGTGGGTTTATGATGGCATCTGATGGAGGTTATAACAGTGTAGATCTCACCTGGTCTCAGTGCAGCAGAGATAAGCTCCACAGCTTCTTCAG tGCAGGTAAAGCAGACTGTGTGAAAGATGTCCCGGTGCTGGGAGGCACGGTTCAGGATTGGAGACCTGGTCTGTTTTACGGAGTGGACGATCAGTGCCGTATTGCATTTGGCAGTTCAGCTACTGCTTGCTCTTTTGTTCATGATGATATG GTAACCTGCCGTGTTTTGTCCTGTCACATCAACCCCCACGAACGCAGTTCTTGTACCCGCCTGCTCGTTCCTCTTTTGGATGGAACAGAATGTGGAGTCAATCAG TGGTGTTTCAAGGGTCGATGTGTGTCTCCTTCAACCTTGGACACCTCCATGATGGTTCATGGTTCTTGGTCTTCCTGGTCTGACTTCTCTCCATGTTCAAGAACATGTGGAGGAGGCGTCACTCACCGCAAGAGACAGTGTAACAACCCCAG acCAGCCTTTGGTGGTACAGTCTGTAAGGGTCCTGACACAGAAGCTGAACTTTGCAATCGACAG CCATGTGAGACGACACAGCTGGAGTTCATGGCGCAGCAGTGCTCAGCTACAGACCAGCAGCCTCTCTCAGTGTCTGTAGACTCCACAGTCTACACCTGGATCCCCACTGTAGGCTACAGCTCAG GTGACTCTCAGTGTAAACTGATGTGTCGCTCACGGGACCAGGACTTCATGGTGAGTCGTGGATCTCAGTTCATCGATGGGACTCGATGTGAATCCAATAAATCTACACTGCCTGGTTCTGTTTCTGCATGTCTGGTTGGAAAGTGCCAG CTGTTTGGCTGTGATGGAGTAATGCATTCCGGGAAGGTGGAGGATGGATGTGGGGTCTGTGGAGGCAACGGCTCCACCTGTCAAATCATCTCAGGCACCTATTCAGGTGGAGAGGCCAGAG AGTACATAACATTCCTCTCCCTTCCAATGAATGCCTCTCAAGTTCATGTGATTAACAAGAATTCCGTTTTTACACATCTTG CGGTACTGTTAAACGGTAAGTATGTGGTCTCAGGAGATGAAAGTCCAGCGATGAACATCACGTACCCTTCACCTCTGGAGAAGAGCCCCATACGTTATCACTTATACCTGACACCTGACCATCTACCTCATTCTGAAGAGCTGATCATCTCTGGACCGGCCACAGACAAAATCCTCATACAG GTGTATTGTAAATATGGGAGAGAATATGGAGACCTCACCAGTCCGAACATCTCGTATCAGTACTACTCCTCTTATACTCTTCCTGTGGCTGCAAAGGGCAGATGGTCCACTGTCATTTCTCCCTGCTCGGTTACCTGTGGCACAG GAATCCAGAAAATCTGTCAAATGTGTGTGGATATGAACACACTTGACCGTCTAGAAGATGAGTTGTGTAGTTCATCCTCTCGATCACCAGATTCGCTGCAGCCCTGCTTCCTGCCAGACTGTCCATCCAG ATGGGAGTTGGGTGAGTTTGGACCCTGCAGCGCCCCCTGTGGCGTGGGAGAGCGAGGGCGCTCCGTGACCTGTTTTCAGAGGCAAGGTACAGTTAATGTGCAATTGCCCGAGTCAGAGTGCACACATGACCCCAAACCCCCAAGTACTGAGACCTGTAACCTCCTACTCTGTCCTGCCAG GTGGGAGGTGGAAGAGCCAGGTGAATGCTCAGCTGTGTGTGGACCTGGAAAGTCCAGGAGAACGGTGTTGTGCGTCCGCTCTCACCTCGGGTTTGATTCTGAGGTTGATCAGAGCCTGTGCTATGAACCCAAACCTCCAGAACACATTCCTTGTGTGGTAGACGTGTGTCCAGTTGGATGGGATACAGAGAGAGAC GTCCAGATGACCCACGCAGATACCCTTGGTGTTATGCCCCGGTCCAGAATGGTTCCCGTTTATGTTTGGAGCCCTGTGATTGGCCAGTGCTCTAAGACCTGTGGGAATG GATCTCAAGAGGTTTGGTTTTCTTGCGTGGATCACCAGTCACATCTAAATGTCCCAGAATTCCTTTGTGATCGTAGCAACAAACCAGAGCCTCACAACCAGCCCTGCAGTCAATCACAGTGTCCCGTGAC TTGGGGCTACATACAGGGAGTATGCAGTGTGTCTTGTGGCGGCGGAGTGGCGAAAAGAATATTGTACTGTTTTCAGGAAGGAGATGGAAACAGGCAAGTGATGGTCGGGAAATCCGCCTGTCAAGCTGTACCCAGACCTTCAGAGTTAGTGGAATGTAATACTGAAGCCTGTCCTGCTAG GTGGCAGGTTGGAGAGCAAGGCGAGTGTTCTGTGTCTTGCGGGATGGGTGTGGTGGTGAGGAGGGTGCTTTGCGCTCAGTATGTGGGAGGTTTACAGAGGGTCATGGAGGAGAACATGTGCGAGTCCGCAAAGAAGCCTCCGGTCACGGCCCCTTGTTACACACAGGCCTGTTATTTCCAGTGGGACGTCAATGACTGGAGCGAG TGTTCGGTGTCATGTGGTTATGGAATCCAATCTCGGACAGTGTCCTGCATGAGCCCGTCCAGCACTCTTCCCGTCAGTCCCTTTCTTTGTCTCCACTTGCCGAAACCCATTACCATCCAGGCCTGTTACAGCCCCGACTGTTCCCTAGCACAGAGTCCCACACCAGAGCCTAAAAGCGCCCACAGTGAGCAATCAGAGACACAGGGGGAAGAGAGGGCACGGAAAGCCCCTGGTGTACCTGCCAAAACCACACCCGCTTCTTTTCAGATAACCAATACAAAGAAAAGTTTCTCAAGAATTGTATCTACAGTGCCAGTTATGAGAAGCACGATGATCACACCGACAGAACCACCACAGACCA GCCTCTGTGGTCGTCTCCTCCTTCAAGATTCAGGAACTATTGACCTACGCAACGTCACTCAAAGGAGGTGCATATTTGCTATTGGTCGGCCTCTCGATGAGGTCATTCAAGTTAAAATAGTTTCCAGCATTCTTAACTGCCAGCACA AGGACAATCTCGCCCTGTACGACCGACTCATACTGATGCGTCTCTGTGAGAGGATTCATGGTAAAACAGTGAGGTCACGATCCAATGTTCTGTTGGTTCGTCAAAGCCGTCTGACCCCTGGCAATGGAGTGCTACTATTTTATCAGAGCgtaaagaacaaaaaaagcCAACATGGGG AGTGTGACGTTCAGCTGTTCTCCCCATCTGGAGTCATTGAGAATCCGATCAAGAGTTCAGCCGCCTCCCTTCTCAACACTCAGAGCTGCCGTGTTTTTATTGATGCTCCTCCTGCTATGAGGATTCAAATCAGAGCACTTTCTGTATTCAACAAGACAGACACAAACTCCACATACATACTG ATTCGGGATGTGGATGCATTAAAGACGACGGTTTTCAGAGGGAATCAGCTCTTTCTGTGGAGCTCCTCAGGAAGCCGAGCTGAAGTTGAATTTCACGGGGAATATCAGCAAACCAAGGGAACATTCAGAGCAGCGTATTCACATATTAGCACATCTGAAAAGGAACTGGTGTAG
- the adamts13 gene encoding A disintegrin and metalloproteinase with thrombospondin motifs 13 isoform X1, with amino-acid sequence MGTLLWIFLVSGLSGTTALISQSTLQKDFLQSLKPQDLFYYFDTISSKSVPQFELVWVKCCRNESIRGLWRCSFDAQEESFELGQHRSEPPVSCPSTLEMVINSTVSVVKKRDDMCCEQLKLLRPPNTRTLLPVCQGKLQGLIQSGENRLYIRPMLQKHIDTLKDYTVDLPSGVPHLMLTHTVPVRTRLKQPKSQFRLRRTALVSEVTHLELAVVVGQDVYNVHRQDTERYILTNLNIASELLRDVTLGANIRLHLVRMIILTEPESEIQISENITASLKSVCEWGQKVNPEADTDPLHADLLLYITRFDLVLPNGNKLVRGVTQLGGVCSTQWNCVITEDTGFDLGITIAHEIGHSFGINHDGRDNTCSSSGFMMASDGGYNSVDLTWSQCSRDKLHSFFSAGKADCVKDVPVLGGTVQDWRPGLFYGVDDQCRIAFGSSATACSFVHDDMVTCRVLSCHINPHERSSCTRLLVPLLDGTECGVNQWCFKGRCVSPSTLDTSMMVHGSWSSWSDFSPCSRTCGGGVTHRKRQCNNPRPAFGGTVCKGPDTEAELCNRQPCETTQLEFMAQQCSATDQQPLSVSVDSTVYTWIPTVGYSSGDSQCKLMCRSRDQDFMVSRGSQFIDGTRCESNKSTLPGSVSACLVGKCQLFGCDGVMHSGKVEDGCGVCGGNGSTCQIISGTYSGGEAREYITFLSLPMNASQVHVINKNSVFTHLAVLLNGKYVVSGDESPAMNITYPSPLEKSPIRYHLYLTPDHLPHSEELIISGPATDKILIQVYCKYGREYGDLTSPNISYQYYSSYTLPVAAKGRWSTVISPCSVTCGTGIQKICQMCVDMNTLDRLEDELCSSSSRSPDSLQPCFLPDCPSRWELGEFGPCSAPCGVGERGRSVTCFQRQGTVNVQLPESECTHDPKPPSTETCNLLLCPARWEVEEPGECSAVCGPGKSRRTVLCVRSHLGFDSEVDQSLCYEPKPPEHIPCVVDVCPVGWDTERDVQMTHADTLGVMPRSRMVPVYVWSPVIGQCSKTCGNGSQEVWFSCVDHQSHLNVPEFLCDRSNKPEPHNQPCSQSQCPVTSWGYIQGVCSVSCGGGVAKRILYCFQEGDGNRQVMVGKSACQAVPRPSELVECNTEACPARWQVGEQGECSVSCGMGVVVRRVLCAQYVGGLQRVMEENMCESAKKPPVTAPCYTQACYFQWDVNDWSECSVSCGYGIQSRTVSCMSPSSTLPVSPFLCLHLPKPITIQACYSPDCSLAQSPTPEPKSAHSEQSETQGEERARKAPGVPAKTTPASFQITNTKKSFSRIVSTVPVMRSTMITPTEPPQTSLCGRLLLQDSGTIDLRNVTQRRCIFAIGRPLDEVIQVKIVSSILNCQHKDNLALYDRLILMRLCERIHGKTVRSRSNVLLVRQSRLTPGNGVLLFYQSVKNKKSQHGECDVQLFSPSGVIENPIKSSAASLLNTQSCRVFIDAPPAMRIQIRALSVFNKTDTNSTYILIRDVDALKTTVFRGNQLFLWSSSGSRAEVEFHGEYQQTKGTFRAAYSHISTSEKELV; translated from the exons ATGGGAACACTTTTATGGATATTTCTAGTTTCAGGATTGTCAGGAACAACAGCTCTTATTTCTCAATCAACTTTGCAAAAG GATTTCTTACAGTCATTGAAACcacaagatttattttattattttgatactATTTCCTCTAAATCGG TGCCTCAGTTTGAGCTGGTGTGGGTGAAATGCTGTAGGAATGAATCCATCAGGGGGCTGTGGAGATGCTCTTTTGATGCCCAGGAAGAGAGTTTTGAGCTGGGACAACACAGAAGCGAACCACCAGTGTCCTGTCCCTCAACTCTGGAGATGGTCATTAACTCAACGGTCAGTGTGGTGAAGAAGAGGGACGATATGTGTTGTGAACAGCTGAAGTTACTGAGACCACCAAACACAAGAACTCTGCTCCCAGTCTGCCAGGGGAAACTG CAAGGTCTGATACAGTCAGGGGAGAATAGGCTGTACATTCGCCCAATGCTTCAAAAACACATAGACACCCTGAAGGACTATACTGTGGATTTACCTTCCGGTGTACCTCACCTAATGCTAACCCATACTGTACCTGTGAGGACACGTCTAAAACAGCCCAAGA gtCAGTTCAGGTTACGGAGAACAGCTCTGGTGTCAGAGGTCACACATCTAGAACTAGCAGTGGTGGTGGGTCAAGATGTCTATAATGTACATAGGCAAGATACTGAGAGATACATCCTCACCAACCTCAACATT GCCTCTGAGCTCTTGAGAGATGTCACACTCGGTGCCAACATTAGACTTCATCTGGTCCGTATGATTATTCTTACAGAGCCAGAG TCAGAGATCCAGATCTCTGAAAACATCACCGCTTCTCTGAAAAGTGTGTGCGAGTGGGGTCAGAAGGTCAATCCTGAAGCTGACACTGATCCTCTTCATGCAGATCTGCTGTTGTATATTACCAG GTTCGATCTTGTGTTACCTAATGGAAATAAGCTTGTGAGAGGTGTAACTCAGCTGGGCGGAGTCTGTTCCACCCAATGGAATTGTGTGATTACAGAGGATACAGGCTTTGATCTTGGCATTACCATTGCACATGAGATCGGCCACAG TTTTGGCATAAATCACGATGGACGAGACAACACATGCAGCTCTAGTGGGTTTATGATGGCATCTGATGGAGGTTATAACAGTGTAGATCTCACCTGGTCTCAGTGCAGCAGAGATAAGCTCCACAGCTTCTTCAG tGCAGGTAAAGCAGACTGTGTGAAAGATGTCCCGGTGCTGGGAGGCACGGTTCAGGATTGGAGACCTGGTCTGTTTTACGGAGTGGACGATCAGTGCCGTATTGCATTTGGCAGTTCAGCTACTGCTTGCTCTTTTGTTCATGATGATATG GTAACCTGCCGTGTTTTGTCCTGTCACATCAACCCCCACGAACGCAGTTCTTGTACCCGCCTGCTCGTTCCTCTTTTGGATGGAACAGAATGTGGAGTCAATCAG TGGTGTTTCAAGGGTCGATGTGTGTCTCCTTCAACCTTGGACACCTCCATGATGGTTCATGGTTCTTGGTCTTCCTGGTCTGACTTCTCTCCATGTTCAAGAACATGTGGAGGAGGCGTCACTCACCGCAAGAGACAGTGTAACAACCCCAG acCAGCCTTTGGTGGTACAGTCTGTAAGGGTCCTGACACAGAAGCTGAACTTTGCAATCGACAG CCATGTGAGACGACACAGCTGGAGTTCATGGCGCAGCAGTGCTCAGCTACAGACCAGCAGCCTCTCTCAGTGTCTGTAGACTCCACAGTCTACACCTGGATCCCCACTGTAGGCTACAGCTCAG GTGACTCTCAGTGTAAACTGATGTGTCGCTCACGGGACCAGGACTTCATGGTGAGTCGTGGATCTCAGTTCATCGATGGGACTCGATGTGAATCCAATAAATCTACACTGCCTGGTTCTGTTTCTGCATGTCTGGTTGGAAAGTGCCAG CTGTTTGGCTGTGATGGAGTAATGCATTCCGGGAAGGTGGAGGATGGATGTGGGGTCTGTGGAGGCAACGGCTCCACCTGTCAAATCATCTCAGGCACCTATTCAGGTGGAGAGGCCAGAG AGTACATAACATTCCTCTCCCTTCCAATGAATGCCTCTCAAGTTCATGTGATTAACAAGAATTCCGTTTTTACACATCTTG CGGTACTGTTAAACGGTAAGTATGTGGTCTCAGGAGATGAAAGTCCAGCGATGAACATCACGTACCCTTCACCTCTGGAGAAGAGCCCCATACGTTATCACTTATACCTGACACCTGACCATCTACCTCATTCTGAAGAGCTGATCATCTCTGGACCGGCCACAGACAAAATCCTCATACAG GTGTATTGTAAATATGGGAGAGAATATGGAGACCTCACCAGTCCGAACATCTCGTATCAGTACTACTCCTCTTATACTCTTCCTGTGGCTGCAAAGGGCAGATGGTCCACTGTCATTTCTCCCTGCTCGGTTACCTGTGGCACAG GAATCCAGAAAATCTGTCAAATGTGTGTGGATATGAACACACTTGACCGTCTAGAAGATGAGTTGTGTAGTTCATCCTCTCGATCACCAGATTCGCTGCAGCCCTGCTTCCTGCCAGACTGTCCATCCAG ATGGGAGTTGGGTGAGTTTGGACCCTGCAGCGCCCCCTGTGGCGTGGGAGAGCGAGGGCGCTCCGTGACCTGTTTTCAGAGGCAAGGTACAGTTAATGTGCAATTGCCCGAGTCAGAGTGCACACATGACCCCAAACCCCCAAGTACTGAGACCTGTAACCTCCTACTCTGTCCTGCCAG GTGGGAGGTGGAAGAGCCAGGTGAATGCTCAGCTGTGTGTGGACCTGGAAAGTCCAGGAGAACGGTGTTGTGCGTCCGCTCTCACCTCGGGTTTGATTCTGAGGTTGATCAGAGCCTGTGCTATGAACCCAAACCTCCAGAACACATTCCTTGTGTGGTAGACGTGTGTCCAGTTGGATGGGATACAGAGAGAGAC GTCCAGATGACCCACGCAGATACCCTTGGTGTTATGCCCCGGTCCAGAATGGTTCCCGTTTATGTTTGGAGCCCTGTGATTGGCCAGTGCTCTAAGACCTGTGGGAATG GATCTCAAGAGGTTTGGTTTTCTTGCGTGGATCACCAGTCACATCTAAATGTCCCAGAATTCCTTTGTGATCGTAGCAACAAACCAGAGCCTCACAACCAGCCCTGCAGTCAATCACAGTGTCCCGTGAC TAGTTGGGGCTACATACAGGGAGTATGCAGTGTGTCTTGTGGCGGCGGAGTGGCGAAAAGAATATTGTACTGTTTTCAGGAAGGAGATGGAAACAGGCAAGTGATGGTCGGGAAATCCGCCTGTCAAGCTGTACCCAGACCTTCAGAGTTAGTGGAATGTAATACTGAAGCCTGTCCTGCTAG GTGGCAGGTTGGAGAGCAAGGCGAGTGTTCTGTGTCTTGCGGGATGGGTGTGGTGGTGAGGAGGGTGCTTTGCGCTCAGTATGTGGGAGGTTTACAGAGGGTCATGGAGGAGAACATGTGCGAGTCCGCAAAGAAGCCTCCGGTCACGGCCCCTTGTTACACACAGGCCTGTTATTTCCAGTGGGACGTCAATGACTGGAGCGAG TGTTCGGTGTCATGTGGTTATGGAATCCAATCTCGGACAGTGTCCTGCATGAGCCCGTCCAGCACTCTTCCCGTCAGTCCCTTTCTTTGTCTCCACTTGCCGAAACCCATTACCATCCAGGCCTGTTACAGCCCCGACTGTTCCCTAGCACAGAGTCCCACACCAGAGCCTAAAAGCGCCCACAGTGAGCAATCAGAGACACAGGGGGAAGAGAGGGCACGGAAAGCCCCTGGTGTACCTGCCAAAACCACACCCGCTTCTTTTCAGATAACCAATACAAAGAAAAGTTTCTCAAGAATTGTATCTACAGTGCCAGTTATGAGAAGCACGATGATCACACCGACAGAACCACCACAGACCA GCCTCTGTGGTCGTCTCCTCCTTCAAGATTCAGGAACTATTGACCTACGCAACGTCACTCAAAGGAGGTGCATATTTGCTATTGGTCGGCCTCTCGATGAGGTCATTCAAGTTAAAATAGTTTCCAGCATTCTTAACTGCCAGCACA AGGACAATCTCGCCCTGTACGACCGACTCATACTGATGCGTCTCTGTGAGAGGATTCATGGTAAAACAGTGAGGTCACGATCCAATGTTCTGTTGGTTCGTCAAAGCCGTCTGACCCCTGGCAATGGAGTGCTACTATTTTATCAGAGCgtaaagaacaaaaaaagcCAACATGGGG AGTGTGACGTTCAGCTGTTCTCCCCATCTGGAGTCATTGAGAATCCGATCAAGAGTTCAGCCGCCTCCCTTCTCAACACTCAGAGCTGCCGTGTTTTTATTGATGCTCCTCCTGCTATGAGGATTCAAATCAGAGCACTTTCTGTATTCAACAAGACAGACACAAACTCCACATACATACTG ATTCGGGATGTGGATGCATTAAAGACGACGGTTTTCAGAGGGAATCAGCTCTTTCTGTGGAGCTCCTCAGGAAGCCGAGCTGAAGTTGAATTTCACGGGGAATATCAGCAAACCAAGGGAACATTCAGAGCAGCGTATTCACATATTAGCACATCTGAAAAGGAACTGGTGTAG